Proteins encoded within one genomic window of Microcebus murinus isolate Inina chromosome 8, M.murinus_Inina_mat1.0, whole genome shotgun sequence:
- the OBSL1 gene encoding obscurin-like protein 1 isoform X1, translating into MKAGSGDQGSPPCFLRFPRPVRVVSGAEAELKCVVLGEPPPTVVWEKGGQQLAASERLSFPADGAEHGLLLSGALPTDAGVYVCRARNAAGEAYAAAAVTVLEPPPPEPEPQPAERPLPPPPGAGEGAPVFLTGPRSQWVQRGAEVVLTCQVGGLPEPTLYWEKDGMALDEVWDSSHFTLEPGRAEGGPGVSLALRILAARLPDSGVYVCHARNAHGHAQAGALLQVHQPPESPPEDPEEAPAPVVEPLKCAPKTFWVNEGKHAKFRCYVMGKPEPEIEWHWEGRPLLSDRRRLMYRDRDGGFVLKVLYCQAKDRGLYVCAARNSAGQTLSAVQLHVKEPRLRFTRPLQDVEGREHGIAVLECKVPNSRIPTAWFREDQRLLPCHKYEQIEEGAVRRLIIHRLKADDDGVYLCEMRSRVRTVANVTVKGPILKRLPRKLDVLEGENAVLLVETQEAGVEGHWSRDGEELPATCQSSSGHMHALVLPGVTREDAGEVTFSLGNSRTTTLLRVKCVKHSPPGPPVLVEMFKGHKNTVLLTWKPPEPAPETPFIYRLERQEVGSEDWIQCFSIEKAGAVEVPGDCVPCEGDYRFRVCTVSEHGRSPHVVFHGSAHLVPTARLVAGLEDVQVYDGEDAVFSLDLSTIIQGTWFLNGEELKSNEPEGQVAPGALRYRVEQKGLQHRLILQAVKHEDSGALVGFSCPGVQDSAALTIQESPVHILSPQDKVSLTFTTWERVVLTCELSRADFPATWYKDGQKVEESESLVVKVDGRKHRLILPEAKLQDSGEFECRTEGVSAVFDVTIRDPPVHIVDPQEHVFVHAITSECVMLTCEVDREDAPVCWYKDGQEVEESDLMVLESEGPHHRLVLPAAQPSDGGEFQCVAGEERAYFTVTITDVSSWIVYPSGKVYVAAVRLERVVLTCELCRPWAEVRWTKDGEEVVESPALLLQKEETVRRLVLPAVQLEDSGEYLCEIDDESASFTVTVTESYQSQDSSNNNPELCVLLKKPKTRRLWSRFPPWRRTAGTE; encoded by the exons ATGAAGGCGGGCTCGGGGGATCAGGGGAGCCCCCCGTGCTTCCTGCGCTTCCCGCGGCCTGTGCGGGTGGTAAGTGGCGCCGAGGCCGAGCTCAAGTGCGTGGTCTTGGGGGAGCCGCCGCCCACTGTCGTGTGGGAGAAGGGCGGGCAGCAGCTGGCGGCCTCGGAGCGCCTGAGCTTCCCCGCGGACGGCGCCGAGCACGGCCTGCTGCTGAGCGGCGCGCTGCCCACCGATGCGGGGGTCTACGTCTGCCGCGCCCGCAACGCGGCGGGCGAGGCCTACGCGGCGGCCGCCGTCACCGTGCTGGAGCCGCCGCCCCCTGAGCCAGAGCCCCAGCCCGCCGAGCgcccgctgccgccgccgccgggggCCGGGGAGGGCGCCCCAGTGTTCCTGACCGGGCCGCGGTCCCAGTGGGTGCAGCGGGGGGCGGAGGTGGTGCTGACGTGCCAGGTGGGGGGCCTCCCCGAGCCCACGCTGTACTGGGAGAAGGACGGGATGGCCCTGGACGAAGTGTGGGACAGCAGCCACTTCACACTCGAGCCAGGCCGCGCCGAGGGTGGCCCAGGCGTGAGCCTGGCGCTGCGCATCCTGGCGGCGCGGCTGCCCGACTCGGGCGTCTACGTGTGCCACGCCCGCAACGCGCACGGCCACGCGCAGGCCGGCGCGCTGCTCCAGGTGCACCAGCCCCCCGAGAGCCCGCCTGAGGACCCCGAGGAGGCCCCGGCGCCCGTGGTAGAGCCGCTCAAGTGCGCGCCCAAGACCTTCTGGGTGAACGAGGGCAAGCACGCCAAGTTCCGCTGCTACGTGATGGGCAAGCCCGAGCCGGAGATCGAATGGCACTGGGAGGGCCGCCCGCTGCTCTCCGACCGCCGCCGCCTCATGTACCGAGACCGCGACGGCGGCTTTGTGCTCAAGGTGCTCTACTGCCAGGCCAAGGACCGCGGGCTCTACGTGTGCGCAGCGCGCAACTCGGCGGGACAGACGCTGAGCGCAGTGCAGCTGCATGTCAAAG AGCCCCGCCTCCGGTTCACGAGGCCCCTGCAGGATGTGGAGGGCAGGGAGCATGGGATTGCTGTGCTGGAGTGTAAAGTACCCAACTCCCGCATCCCAACGGCCTGGTTCCGCGAGGACCAACGGCTGCTGCCCTGCCACAAGTACGAGCAGATTGAAGAGGGCGCCGTCCGGCGCCTCATCATCCACAGGCTGAAGGCCGACGATGACGGCGTCTACCTGTGCGAGATGCGGAGCCGGGTGCGCACCGTGGCCAACGTGACGGTCAAAG GGCCCATCCTGAAGCGGCTGCCGCGCAAGCTCGATGTCCTGGAGGGAGAGAACGCAGTGCTGCTGGTGGAGACACAAGAGGCTGGCGTCGAGGGGCACTGGAGCCGCGATGGCGAGGAGCTGCCAGCCACCTGCCAGAGCAGCTCCGGCCACATGCATGCCCTGGTCCTTCCAGGAGTCACCCGAGAAGATGCTGGAGAGGTCACCTTTAGCCTGGGCAACTCCCGTACCACCACCCTGCTTAGAGTCAAAT GCGTCAAGCACAGTCCCCCGGGACCCCCCGTGTTGGTAGAGATGTTCAAGGGCCACAAGAACACGGTGCTTTTGACTTGGAAGCCTCCCGAGCCAGCTCCCGAGACCCCTTTCATCTACCGGCTGGAGCGGCAGGAGGTGGGCTCTGAAGACTGGATCCAGTGCTTCAGCATCGAGAAGGCCGGAGCCGTGGAGGTGCCGGGGGACTGTGTGCCCTGTGAGGGTGACTACCGCTTCCGCGTCTGCACCGTCAGCGAACACGGCCGCAGTCCCCACGTTGTGTTCCACGGTTCTGCTCACCTCG TGCCCACAGCTCGCCTGGTGGCAGGTCTGGAGGATGTGCAGGTATACGACGGGGAAGATGCCGTCTTCTCCCTCGATCTCTCCACCATCATCCAGGGCACCTGGTTCCTTAATGGGGAAGAGCTCAAGAGTAATGAGCCAGAGGGCCAGGTGGCCCCTGGGGCCCTGCGGTACCGTGTGGAGCAGAAGGGCCTACAGCACAGACTGATCTTGCAAGCAGTCAAGCACGAGGACAGTGGGGCCCTAGTGGGCTTCAGCTGCCCTGGTGTGCAGGACTCAGCCGCCCTCACCATCCAAG AGAGCCCAGTGCACATCCTGAGCCCCCAGGACAAGGTGTCATTGACCTTCACGACCTGGGAGAGGGTGGTGCTGACCTGTGAGCTCTCACGGGCAGACTTCCCAGCCACCTGGTACAAGGATGGGCAGAAGGTGGAGGAAAGCGAGTCACTGGTGGTAAAGGTGGATGGGCGCAAACACCGCCTGATCCTGCCTGAGGCCAAACTGCAGGACAGCGGCGAGTTTGAGTGCAGAACGGAAGGGGTCTCGGCCGTCTTCGATGTCACCATCCGAG ATCCCCCAGTGCACATCGTGGACCCCCAGGAGCATGTGTTTGTTCATGCCATCACCTCTGAGTGCGTCATGCTGACGTGTGAGGTGGACCGAGAGGATGCCCCAGTGTGCTGGTACAAGGACGggcaggaggtggaggagagTGACCTCATGGTGCTGGAAAGTGAAGGGCCCCATCACCGCCTGGTGCTGCCTGCCGCCCAGCCCTCAGATGGGGGCGAGTTCCAGTGCGTCGCTGGAGAGGAGCGTGCCTACTTCACCGTCACCATCACAG ACGTGTCCTCGTGGATCGTGTACCCCAGCGGCAAGGTGTATGTGGCAGCCGTGCGCCTGGAGCGCGTGGTGCTGACCTGCGAGCTGTGCCGGCCGTGGGCCGAGGTGCGCTGGACCAAGGACGGTGAGGAGGTGGTGGAGAGCCCTGCGCTTCTCCTGCAGAAGGAAGAAACCGTCCGCCGCCTAGTGCTGCCCGCTGTCCAGCTCGAGGACTCCGGCGAGTACTTGTGTGAAATCGATGATGAGTCGGCCTCCTTCACTGTCACTGTCACAG AGTCTTACCAAAGTCAGGACAGTTCAAATAACAATCCGGAGTTATGCGTCCTCTTGAAAAAGCCGAAGACCCGGCGGCTGTGGTCACGCTTCCCCCCATGGCGACGAACAGCTGGCACTGAGTAG
- the INHA gene encoding inhibin alpha chain, whose translation MVPQLPLLLLLLLAPQGRPGCHEPELDRELVLAKVRALFLDALGPPAVTGEGGDPGVRRLPRRHALGGFIRRGSEPKEEDVSQAILFPATGASCEDEPGAGKLAREDEEGLFTYVFRPSQHTRSRQVTSAQLWFHTGLDRQSTAAASNSSGPLLGLLALSSGGPIAVPTSLGQAPARWAVLHLAASALPLLTHPMLVLLLRCPLCSCSARPEATPFLVAHTKARPPSGGERARRSTPPMPLPWSPAALRLLQRPPEELAAHANCHRAALNISFQELGWDRWIVHPPSFIFHYCHGGCGLPTPPDLPLPVSGAPPTPVQPLSLVPGAQPCCAALPGTMRPLRVRTTSDGGYSFKYETVPNLLTQHCACI comes from the exons ATGGTGCCCCAGCTGCCCCTGTTGCTGCTCTTGCTGCTGGCCCCACAGGGCAGGCCCGGCTGCCACGAGCCAGAGCTGGACCGGGAGCTAGTCCTGGCCAAGGTGAGGGCCCTGTTCCTGGATGCCTTGGGGCCCCCGGCAGTGACCGGGGAAGGTGGGGATCCTGGAGTCAGGCGTCTACCCCGAAGACATGCCCTAGGGGGCTTCATTCGAAGGGGCTCTGAGCCTAAGGAGGAGGATGTTTCCCAGGCCATCCTTTTCCCAGCCACAG GTGCCAGCTGTGAGGACGAGCCAGGTGCTGGAAAGCTTGCCCGGGAAGATGAGGAGGGACTCTTCACATATGTGTTCCGGCCATCCCAGCACACACGCAGCCGCCAGGTGACTTCGGCCCAGCTGTGGTTCCATACAGGGCTGGATAGACAGAGCACAGCTGCAGCCTCCAATAGCTCTGGGCCTCTGTTAGGCCTTCTGGCCCTGTCATCTGGGGGGCCCATAGCTGTGCCCACGTCCTTGGGCCAGGCCCCCGCTCGCTGGGCCGTGCTGCACTTGgctgcctctgccctccctctgctcACCCACCCTATGCTGGTGCTACTGCTGCGCTGTCCTCTCTGTTCCTGCTCAGCTCGGCCTGAGGCCACGCCCTTCCTGGTGGCCCATACGAAGGCCAGACCACCCAGCGGAGGGGAGAGAGCCCGGCGCTCAACTCCCCCGATGCCCTTGCCTTGGTCTCCTGCCGCTCTGCGCCTGCTGCAGAGGCCTCCGGAGGAACTGGCTGCCCACGCCAACTGCCACAGAGCGGCACTCAACATTTCCTTCCAGGAGTTGGGCTGGGATCGGTGGATCGTGCACCCTCCCAGTTTCATCTTCCACTACTGTCACGGTGGCTGTGGGCTGCCCACCCCACCAGACTTGCCCCTGCCCGTCTCTGGGGCTCCCCCTACCCCTGTCCAGCCCCTTTCCTTGGTGCCAGGGGCCCAGCCCTGCTGTGCTGCTCTCCCAGGGACCATGAGGCCCCTCCGCGTCCGCACCACCTCAGATGGAGGTTACTCTTTCAAGTATGAGACAGTGCCCAACCTTCTCACGCAGCACTGTGCTTGTATCTAG